From the Oceanicaulis alexandrii DSM 11625 genome, one window contains:
- a CDS encoding TIGR02300 family protein, whose translation MAKAELGTKRVCPETGKKFYDLNKDPIVSPFTGMEYPLSYYEEVSATLTKKAPKPEPEEEKEAEAETDDSSDEEEDDDAPELDEEPIDLGGDEDEDEAPVAKRAAPADDDLDGFSDDEADLDDDDDDSVLLGDDDDDLDDDIALKDDDDV comes from the coding sequence GTGGCGAAAGCTGAACTTGGCACCAAGCGCGTTTGTCCGGAAACCGGAAAAAAATTCTACGACCTGAACAAAGACCCGATTGTGTCGCCGTTCACGGGCATGGAATATCCGCTTTCCTACTACGAGGAAGTCTCCGCAACCCTGACGAAGAAGGCTCCCAAGCCCGAACCGGAAGAAGAGAAAGAGGCTGAGGCGGAAACGGATGATTCCTCTGATGAAGAGGAAGATGACGACGCGCCTGAGCTCGATGAAGAGCCCATTGATCTGGGTGGCGATGAGGATGAGGACGAAGCGCCGGTCGCCAAGCGAGCCGCGCCCGCCGATGATGATCTGGACGGCTTCTCCGATGACGAAGCTGACCTGGATGATGATGACGACGACAGCGTTCTCCTCGGCGATGACGACGATGATCTGGATGACGACATCGCACTCAAGGATGACGACGACGTCTGA
- a CDS encoding RNA methyltransferase: MRGYFAVGVEGISKARNLGAVMRTAHAFGGSFVFTVGAANRAREMFQTDTAKTTQNLPYYDWESVDDMALPRGCQIVGVELTDDAVELPSFRHPRMAAYVLGKERGDLSPAMLERCSHVVKIPTKFCVNLSVAAAIALYDRTLCLGGYPERPVMPGGPMEDKQHIWGAPKKRT; the protein is encoded by the coding sequence ATGAGAGGCTATTTCGCAGTCGGCGTTGAGGGAATCTCCAAGGCGCGCAATCTGGGCGCAGTCATGCGCACCGCACACGCCTTTGGCGGCAGCTTCGTGTTCACCGTGGGCGCGGCCAACCGCGCGCGCGAGATGTTTCAGACCGACACCGCCAAGACCACCCAGAACCTGCCCTATTACGACTGGGAGAGCGTGGATGACATGGCGCTGCCGCGCGGTTGCCAGATCGTTGGTGTGGAGCTGACTGATGACGCGGTGGAGCTGCCAAGCTTCCGCCATCCGCGCATGGCCGCCTATGTCCTGGGCAAGGAACGTGGCGATCTCAGCCCCGCCATGCTCGAGCGATGCTCGCATGTGGTGAAAATCCCCACCAAATTCTGCGTGAATCTGTCCGTGGCCGCGGCCATTGCGCTGTATGATCGCACGCTATGCCTGGGCGGTTACCCGGAGCGCCCGGTCATGCCGGGCGGCCCGATGGAAGACAAGCAGCACATCTGGGGCGCGCCGAAGAAACGCACCTGA
- the aroA gene encoding 3-phosphoshikimate 1-carboxyvinyltransferase, producing the protein MTHATPSPSSTANGPKTARPVNALKGRLQAAADKSCSHRALIFSALADGESRIEGLLESEDVLATAGAVAALGATVEREGPGAWRVIGQGRWTSPAQPLDLGNSGTGVRLLMGAASRFELKAEFVGDESLSSRPMARVLDPLARMGVKSQSSDGGRLPVTLRGSNHLDPIDYTPPVASAQVKSAILLAGLGAQGETIVREPRATRDHTEIMAPVYGADLSVEREGEGLIARVRGGKTLTPANVSIPGDPSSAAFPLAAALVTSGSEVTITGVMTNPARFGLYQVLKMMGADIHLTPAGERCGEQLVDITVKSGALKGVEVPAALAPSMIDEYPILSVIAAFADGVTVMKGLEELRAKESDRLAASAALLETNGVKVELGEDSLVVHGCGRDGVPGGGSVKTHHDHRLAMSALIMGCGAQAPVSVDDVSMIATSYPDFFDHMAVLGAEIGAD; encoded by the coding sequence ATGACACACGCCACGCCTTCCCCGTCCTCGACCGCAAACGGGCCAAAAACCGCCCGGCCTGTCAATGCCCTGAAAGGACGTCTTCAGGCGGCCGCGGACAAGTCATGCTCGCATCGCGCACTGATATTTTCTGCGCTGGCGGACGGAGAAAGTCGAATTGAGGGCCTTCTGGAGAGCGAGGACGTGCTGGCGACCGCCGGCGCCGTCGCCGCCCTGGGCGCAACGGTCGAGCGTGAAGGGCCCGGCGCCTGGCGCGTTATCGGGCAAGGCCGCTGGACCAGCCCGGCCCAACCTCTGGATCTGGGCAATTCGGGCACAGGCGTGCGCTTGCTGATGGGCGCTGCGAGCCGGTTCGAGCTCAAGGCGGAGTTTGTCGGCGATGAAAGCCTGTCCTCGCGCCCGATGGCGCGGGTGCTTGATCCGCTGGCGCGCATGGGCGTCAAAAGCCAGTCCAGCGATGGCGGCCGCTTGCCGGTGACCCTGCGCGGCTCAAATCATCTCGATCCGATTGACTACACGCCGCCCGTCGCCTCCGCCCAGGTGAAAAGCGCCATTCTTCTGGCGGGGCTGGGCGCGCAAGGCGAAACAATCGTGCGCGAGCCGCGCGCCACCCGCGATCACACGGAAATCATGGCGCCTGTCTATGGCGCGGACCTCAGCGTGGAGCGTGAGGGGGAGGGGCTGATTGCGCGCGTGCGCGGCGGCAAGACGCTGACCCCGGCGAACGTCTCCATCCCCGGCGACCCGTCATCCGCCGCCTTCCCCCTGGCCGCCGCCCTCGTCACGTCAGGCAGCGAGGTCACGATCACCGGCGTCATGACCAACCCCGCACGCTTCGGCCTGTACCAGGTGCTCAAGATGATGGGCGCCGACATCCATTTGACCCCGGCGGGCGAGCGCTGCGGCGAGCAGCTTGTGGACATCACGGTGAAATCGGGCGCGCTGAAAGGCGTGGAGGTTCCCGCCGCCCTCGCCCCGTCCATGATCGACGAATACCCCATCCTGTCCGTCATCGCCGCCTTTGCGGACGGCGTGACGGTGATGAAGGGGCTGGAGGAATTACGCGCCAAGGAGAGTGATCGCCTTGCGGCCAGCGCCGCCCTGCTGGAAACCAATGGCGTCAAGGTCGAGCTGGGCGAGGACAGCCTTGTCGTTCATGGCTGCGGCAGAGACGGCGTTCCGGGTGGCGGAAGCGTTAAAACCCATCATGATCATCGCCTTGCCATGAGCGCCCTGATCATGGG
- a CDS encoding DUF1150 family protein produces the protein MDMETDLTLDTTPTVYVRTIDASEVMEQAANAGVKLDSDATLYAIHDENGQRMAVFSDREAAFAAARDHGAEPVSVH, from the coding sequence ATGGACATGGAAACAGATCTGACACTGGATACGACGCCGACGGTGTATGTACGCACGATCGACGCGTCTGAAGTCATGGAGCAAGCGGCGAACGCCGGGGTCAAACTGGACTCTGACGCCACGCTGTACGCCATTCACGATGAGAACGGCCAGCGCATGGCGGTGTTCTCTGACCGCGAGGCGGCCTTTGCGGCGGCCCGTGATCATGGCGCGGAACCGGTCAGCGTTCACTAA
- a CDS encoding invasion associated locus B family protein, with protein sequence MRVLFASLCLTIAALSPVQAQEASEPEFQGAHRDWRVFTRGSAEGQVCYALSRPQEALPANVDHGEVFFLVASWRSGAAENQPSFLAGYALRPDSPPRVRVGSDRFEMFVSEQEGFLEEPGEESQLVRAMRRGSDMRVEATSARGTATAYTFSLLGVTAALEQVDDLCG encoded by the coding sequence ATGCGCGTTCTATTTGCCAGCCTGTGTCTGACCATCGCCGCACTGTCGCCTGTGCAAGCGCAGGAGGCGTCAGAACCTGAGTTTCAGGGCGCGCATCGCGACTGGCGCGTGTTCACGCGCGGTTCGGCCGAGGGTCAGGTCTGTTATGCGCTCAGCCGCCCGCAAGAGGCTTTGCCCGCCAATGTGGACCATGGCGAGGTGTTCTTCCTGGTGGCGAGCTGGCGCAGCGGCGCCGCGGAGAACCAGCCCAGCTTCCTGGCCGGGTACGCCCTGCGTCCTGACAGCCCGCCGCGCGTGCGAGTGGGTTCGGACCGGTTTGAGATGTTCGTTTCCGAGCAGGAAGGGTTTCTGGAAGAGCCGGGCGAGGAGAGCCAGCTTGTGCGCGCGATGCGACGGGGCTCTGATATGCGGGTCGAGGCCACCAGCGCTCGCGGCACCGCCACCGCCTATACGTTTTCACTTTTGGGGGTGACTGCGGCGCTGGAGCAAGTGGACGATCTGTGCGGCTAG
- a CDS encoding RsmB/NOP family class I SAM-dependent RNA methyltransferase — MNHSDRRQPRKSGSEPKSSTKNLMPRGTALGAVEGVLAKGVPLDGALAGRPEWKRMEPRDRAFARAIASSVIRRPIALDAALMQVLDKPLPDEEIKAHLILRCGAAERLILETPAHAAVDAWVSLMAQDPNTARFKNLANAVLRRVVDQGKGAFLDSDPLEDLPDWLAERWVETYGEPVARAIAIARSVPPTLDLTAKPGFDAQSFADEIGAKVLETGTIRRPDIGAVDGLPGFEAGDWWVQDVAAALPARILNVKPGEKVADLCAAPGGKTLQLAAAGASVIAVDASPKRLKRLAENLERTKLNAEIVTADVADWTAPEPMDAILLDAPCSATGTLRRRPDAAWAKEPGDIANLAEIQRRLLDASFAQLKSGGRLVYCTCSLELEEGEDQIAAFLDRTPDARLDPVTADELPGLKEALRPDGAVRTRPDMWDERGGMDGFYIARIVKA, encoded by the coding sequence GTGAATCATTCAGACCGCCGCCAGCCGCGCAAGTCTGGATCTGAGCCTAAATCCTCCACCAAGAATTTGATGCCGCGCGGCACCGCGCTCGGCGCGGTCGAAGGCGTGCTCGCCAAGGGCGTGCCGCTGGACGGCGCTCTGGCCGGGCGGCCGGAATGGAAACGCATGGAGCCGCGTGATCGCGCTTTTGCGCGCGCCATCGCCTCCTCCGTGATCCGCCGTCCCATCGCGCTCGACGCGGCTCTGATGCAGGTGCTCGACAAGCCTTTGCCGGATGAAGAGATCAAGGCGCATCTGATCCTGCGTTGCGGCGCGGCCGAGCGCCTGATCCTTGAAACCCCGGCCCACGCCGCGGTGGACGCCTGGGTCAGCCTGATGGCGCAGGATCCCAATACCGCCCGGTTCAAGAATCTGGCGAACGCCGTGCTGCGCCGGGTCGTGGATCAGGGCAAAGGCGCGTTTCTGGATTCAGACCCGCTTGAAGATCTGCCCGACTGGCTGGCCGAGCGCTGGGTGGAGACCTATGGCGAGCCGGTGGCGCGCGCCATCGCCATCGCCCGGTCCGTCCCGCCGACGCTGGATCTCACCGCCAAGCCGGGCTTTGACGCTCAGAGCTTCGCCGACGAAATCGGCGCCAAGGTGTTGGAGACCGGCACGATCCGGCGCCCGGACATTGGCGCGGTGGATGGCCTGCCGGGCTTTGAAGCGGGCGATTGGTGGGTTCAGGATGTGGCCGCGGCTCTGCCGGCGCGCATTCTGAACGTCAAACCCGGTGAAAAGGTCGCCGATCTCTGCGCTGCGCCGGGGGGCAAGACCTTGCAGCTGGCCGCTGCGGGCGCGTCAGTGATCGCGGTCGACGCTTCGCCGAAACGCCTCAAGCGTCTGGCTGAAAACCTGGAACGCACCAAACTCAACGCCGAGATCGTCACCGCCGATGTGGCGGACTGGACAGCGCCGGAGCCCATGGACGCGATTTTGCTCGATGCGCCCTGCTCGGCGACGGGCACGCTGCGTCGCCGCCCGGATGCGGCCTGGGCGAAAGAGCCCGGCGATATCGCCAATCTGGCCGAGATCCAGCGTCGCCTGCTGGACGCCAGTTTCGCCCAGCTTAAATCGGGCGGGCGGCTGGTCTATTGCACCTGTTCGCTGGAGCTTGAAGAGGGCGAAGACCAGATCGCGGCCTTCCTCGACCGCACGCCGGACGCGCGGCTTGATCCGGTGACGGCGGACGAGCTGCCGGGCCTGAAAGAAGCGCTCCGCCCGGACGGCGCCGTGCGCACCCGTCCCGATATGTGGGATGAACGCGGCGGCATGGACGGCTTCTATATTGCGCGCATCGTGAAAGCCTAA
- a CDS encoding LysR family transcriptional regulator, producing the protein MLSLRTARLFLVAADAGTLTAAAERLHVSQPAASKALAQLETDLGGALFDRAGRKLILTALGEALLPRARSLIQQAADLKAEAERWRAGEDGVLSLGAGPSVTYRLLPEAVARFYRAGRTVQLTVRAGAAGMLVDQVRRGALDLVAADMGDAVLDPDLVVHPLPEESVTALVRPDHPALKGEAYDRFPLATATPPERLSRQPLPWGRPRPGLVCDDYTVLALACSASDHILAAPRSVVDRLTAEHGLVQLTASSPDLVVRPALIYRANAPHSAARQLLFECFEAVARQA; encoded by the coding sequence ATGCTCAGCCTGCGCACCGCCCGCCTGTTTCTCGTCGCCGCCGACGCCGGCACGCTGACCGCAGCCGCGGAGCGCCTGCATGTGAGCCAACCTGCCGCCAGCAAGGCGCTGGCCCAGCTGGAGACCGATCTGGGCGGCGCCTTGTTTGACCGCGCCGGGCGCAAGCTGATCCTGACCGCGCTGGGCGAGGCGCTTTTGCCCCGTGCGCGATCGCTGATCCAGCAGGCTGCAGACCTGAAGGCTGAGGCCGAACGCTGGCGCGCTGGAGAAGACGGCGTGCTGAGCTTGGGGGCTGGGCCGAGCGTCACCTACCGCCTGCTGCCCGAGGCGGTGGCCCGTTTTTATCGCGCCGGGCGTACGGTTCAGCTGACCGTCCGCGCGGGCGCGGCGGGGATGCTGGTCGATCAGGTGCGCCGCGGCGCGCTGGACCTGGTCGCCGCGGATATGGGCGACGCCGTCCTGGATCCGGACCTGGTGGTGCATCCCTTGCCAGAGGAGAGCGTGACGGCGCTGGTGCGCCCCGACCACCCGGCCCTCAAGGGTGAGGCGTATGACCGGTTTCCGCTGGCCACGGCCACGCCGCCCGAACGCCTCAGCCGCCAGCCTCTGCCCTGGGGGCGGCCGCGTCCGGGTCTCGTGTGTGATGATTACACCGTTCTGGCGCTGGCGTGTTCAGCGTCAGACCATATCCTCGCTGCGCCGCGCTCGGTTGTGGACCGGCTGACGGCCGAACACGGCCTGGTCCAGCTGACAGCCTCATCACCGGATCTGGTGGTGCGGCCCGCTCTGATTTATCGCGCCAACGCGCCGCACAGCGCCGCCCGCCAGCTTCTGTTTGAGTGTTTCGAAGCCGTCGCGCGACAGGCCTAG
- a CDS encoding sigma-70 family RNA polymerase sigma factor encodes MPDAPFSTGAKPDRATLNSLVLATAQRDRQAFAALFNFYAPRVKAYLLRLNAHDSLAEELAQEIMLTVWRKAEQFDPDQASASTWIFRIARNRRIDAARQANKPALDGEDPSLRPPDIQPPDDAVHENDRDDRVREAMLDLPDEQVALLRLAFFDGLSHRDIADQLGMPLGTVKSRLRLAFDKLRRVLDSETL; translated from the coding sequence TTGCCTGACGCCCCTTTTTCCACTGGCGCAAAGCCGGATCGTGCGACCCTGAACTCGCTTGTGCTGGCCACCGCACAACGTGATCGGCAGGCGTTCGCGGCGCTGTTCAATTTCTATGCGCCGCGGGTCAAAGCCTATCTGCTGCGCCTGAACGCCCATGACAGCCTGGCTGAAGAGCTGGCGCAAGAGATCATGCTGACGGTCTGGCGCAAGGCCGAACAGTTCGATCCCGATCAGGCCTCCGCCTCCACCTGGATTTTCCGCATCGCGCGCAATCGGCGCATCGACGCGGCGCGCCAGGCCAACAAGCCCGCGCTTGACGGTGAGGATCCCAGCCTTCGCCCGCCGGACATCCAGCCCCCCGACGACGCCGTTCATGAAAATGATCGCGATGACCGGGTGCGTGAAGCCATGCTAGACTTGCCCGACGAACAGGTGGCGCTGCTGCGTCTGGCGTTTTTTGACGGCTTGTCTCACCGCGACATCGCCGATCAGCTCGGCATGCCGCTAGGCACTGTTAAATCAAGGCTCAGGCTGGCTTTCGACAAGCTCAGGCGGGTGCTTGATTCTGAAACCTTGTAA
- a CDS encoding UbiH/UbiF/VisC/COQ6 family ubiquinone biosynthesis hydroxylase: MSKPIFSGDVVISGGGLAGLTLALALHKAGLAVAVIDAMALSEHVTPEHDGRASALAYTSYRMLNAVGAGQHLKDHVQPIEDILVVDGRPYDGLKRGGPGPDQLHFDRREISPEDDGEALGYMAENRWTRVALAKAAEEAGLTVFAPARASHMEPDVTPGRNRLVLESGEVLEAPLIVGCDGKFSGLRAQAGVRTTDYAYNQKAVVLTVEHEHSHEGVAYECFMPTGPFAILPLPGNRSSLVWCEKPKAADALKDMDDAGFQEALEARFGDFLGWVKPASPRWTYPLTLKFAERFTDDRLALVGDAARGIHPIAGQGFNLGIRDAAVLADVLVDAKRAGLDLGAPATLQRYERWRRTDSVAVGLGAHLFTWLFSNDHSTIRAARGLGLSIVDQIPVARRFFMRTAGGEVGDLPALLRGDSLHL, encoded by the coding sequence ATGAGCAAACCGATCTTTTCTGGCGATGTGGTGATTTCCGGCGGCGGGCTCGCCGGTCTGACCCTGGCGCTGGCCCTGCATAAAGCCGGGCTGGCAGTGGCGGTCATTGATGCGATGGCGCTGTCTGAGCACGTAACGCCGGAGCATGACGGGCGCGCCTCGGCGCTGGCTTACACCTCCTATCGCATGCTGAACGCGGTCGGCGCCGGCCAGCATCTGAAAGACCATGTCCAGCCTATTGAAGACATCTTGGTCGTGGATGGCCGTCCCTATGACGGGCTCAAGCGCGGCGGCCCCGGCCCTGACCAGCTGCATTTTGACCGTCGCGAAATCTCACCCGAGGATGACGGCGAAGCTCTGGGCTATATGGCCGAGAACCGCTGGACGCGCGTGGCGCTCGCCAAAGCCGCCGAAGAGGCTGGTCTCACCGTGTTTGCGCCCGCCCGCGCCAGTCATATGGAGCCGGACGTCACTCCGGGACGCAATCGCCTGGTGTTGGAAAGCGGCGAGGTGCTCGAAGCGCCCCTCATTGTCGGCTGTGACGGCAAGTTTTCCGGTCTGCGCGCTCAGGCGGGCGTGCGAACCACAGATTACGCCTACAATCAAAAGGCTGTGGTGCTGACCGTCGAGCACGAACACAGCCATGAGGGTGTGGCGTATGAATGCTTCATGCCCACAGGCCCGTTCGCCATCCTGCCGCTGCCGGGCAATCGCTCGAGCCTGGTCTGGTGTGAAAAGCCAAAGGCGGCGGACGCCCTGAAAGACATGGATGACGCGGGCTTCCAGGAAGCGCTGGAGGCGCGCTTTGGCGATTTCCTCGGCTGGGTGAAACCCGCCAGCCCGCGCTGGACCTATCCGCTGACGCTGAAATTCGCGGAACGCTTCACCGATGACCGGCTGGCGCTGGTGGGCGACGCCGCCCGCGGCATTCACCCCATCGCCGGACAAGGCTTTAATCTGGGCATCCGCGATGCGGCGGTTCTGGCCGATGTGCTGGTGGACGCCAAGCGCGCCGGGCTTGATCTGGGCGCCCCTGCGACCTTGCAGCGCTATGAGCGCTGGCGGCGAACGGATTCTGTCGCGGTCGGGCTGGGCGCGCACCTGTTCACCTGGCTGTTCTCCAATGATCACAGCACGATAAGGGCTGCCCGAGGGCTGGGTCTGTCCATCGTGGATCAGATCCCCGTCGCCCGACGCTTTTTCATGCGTACGGCAGGTGGCGAAGTGGGCGATCTGCCGGCGCTGCTGCGCGGCGACAGCCTGCACCTCTAG
- the rlmN gene encoding 23S rRNA (adenine(2503)-C(2))-methyltransferase RlmN, translated as MNAPLKTLDLSFSNRPEMSGPVPLAGLTRAQLRDVLIAHDLVDEKKAKMRAEQLWRWIYHYGVTDFDEMTNVSKALREALKAKFTLARPEITERQVSVDGTRKYLIKLESGIEVETVFIPGVGRSGALCVSSQVGCTLNCTFCHTGTQPLVRNLTAAEIVTQVMIARDDLGEWPTSNEDRQITNIVFMGMGEPLYTLDTVSDAIDVISDHEGIAIGRRRITVSTSGVVPKIPELGERTRAMLAISLHATNDELRNELVPLNKKYPIAELMDAIRAYPDLSNAKRVTFEYVMLKGVNDSLAEARALVKLLRGIPSKINLIPFNPWPGSPYECSDWDQIEAFADVVNKAGYASPIRTPRGRDIFAACGQLKSESQKIRASERRRLEREAEASQEAAQEDQA; from the coding sequence ATGAACGCACCTTTGAAAACTCTCGACCTGTCTTTTTCCAACCGGCCAGAGATGTCCGGCCCGGTTCCGCTCGCCGGTCTGACCCGCGCGCAATTGCGCGACGTGCTGATCGCGCATGATCTGGTGGATGAGAAAAAGGCCAAGATGCGCGCCGAGCAGCTCTGGCGCTGGATCTATCATTACGGCGTCACCGATTTCGATGAGATGACCAATGTGTCCAAGGCCTTGCGCGAGGCGCTCAAGGCGAAGTTCACGCTGGCCCGTCCCGAAATCACCGAACGCCAGGTCAGCGTGGACGGCACGCGCAAATACCTCATCAAGCTGGAAAGCGGGATCGAGGTGGAGACCGTCTTCATCCCCGGTGTTGGCCGTTCGGGCGCGTTGTGCGTGTCCTCTCAGGTGGGCTGCACGCTCAATTGCACCTTCTGTCATACCGGCACCCAGCCGCTGGTGCGCAATCTGACCGCTGCTGAAATTGTCACTCAGGTGATGATCGCGCGCGATGATCTGGGCGAATGGCCGACGTCGAACGAAGACCGCCAGATCACCAATATCGTCTTCATGGGCATGGGCGAGCCGCTTTACACCCTGGATACGGTGTCGGACGCCATCGACGTGATCTCCGACCATGAAGGCATCGCCATCGGCCGTCGCCGCATCACGGTGTCCACCTCCGGCGTGGTGCCGAAAATCCCGGAACTCGGCGAGCGCACCCGCGCCATGCTGGCCATCAGCCTGCACGCGACCAATGACGAGTTGCGTAACGAGCTGGTGCCGCTGAACAAGAAATACCCCATCGCGGAGCTGATGGACGCCATTCGCGCCTATCCCGACCTGTCCAACGCCAAGCGCGTCACATTCGAGTATGTGATGCTGAAAGGCGTGAACGACTCCCTCGCCGAGGCGCGGGCGCTGGTCAAACTGCTGCGCGGCATCCCGTCCAAGATCAATCTCATCCCGTTCAATCCCTGGCCAGGCAGCCCGTATGAGTGCTCGGACTGGGATCAGATCGAAGCCTTCGCCGATGTGGTGAACAAGGCCGGCTACGCCAGCCCGATCCGCACGCCGCGGGGCCGCGATATCTTCGCCGCCTGCGGGCAGCTGAAAAGTGAAAGCCAGAAAATCCGCGCCAGCGAGCGCCGGCGTCTGGAACGTGAAGCCGAAGCCAGCCAGGAAGCCGCTCAAGAGGATCAGGCGTGA
- a CDS encoding ChrR family anti-sigma-E factor: protein MTNHPLGDEIYAAYASGALSGPMRLLLDAQSAVNAEVARARQTVEAAAGVLLESEAPAEMAPNALATLFDIIDTEEAGLGEAGPARFNARTGSETSRNAAQKAGQAIDELLDLPGSVRDLALEAGGWSFAGPGVRTMPLMTEDGAKAELIRIEPGRGVPHHGHDGTEFTLVLSGGFSDGRGSYAPGDVCMANPDTIHKPIADEGEVCIVLAVTDGPLAFTGALGWIQRALSR from the coding sequence ATGACCAACCATCCGCTGGGTGACGAGATTTACGCCGCTTACGCTTCGGGCGCCCTTTCGGGTCCGATGCGCTTGCTGCTGGACGCGCAATCGGCTGTGAACGCCGAGGTCGCACGCGCCCGTCAAACGGTCGAGGCCGCCGCCGGCGTCCTGCTGGAAAGCGAAGCGCCCGCCGAAATGGCGCCGAATGCTCTGGCGACCCTGTTTGACATCATCGACACCGAAGAAGCGGGTCTGGGCGAAGCCGGTCCGGCGCGTTTCAACGCCCGCACCGGGTCTGAAACCTCACGCAACGCCGCCCAGAAGGCCGGCCAGGCGATTGATGAACTGCTGGATCTGCCGGGCTCCGTCCGCGATCTGGCGCTGGAAGCTGGCGGCTGGTCTTTCGCCGGCCCCGGCGTCCGCACCATGCCGCTGATGACCGAAGACGGCGCGAAAGCCGAGCTGATCCGCATCGAACCGGGTCGCGGCGTCCCCCATCACGGCCATGACGGCACGGAATTCACGCTCGTTCTGTCCGGCGGTTTCTCGGACGGGCGCGGCAGCTATGCCCCCGGCGATGTGTGTATGGCCAATCCCGACACGATCCACAAACCGATCGCCGACGAAGGCGAGGTCTGTATCGTGCTCGCTGTCACCGACGGCCCGCTCGCCTTTACCGGCGCCCTGGGCTGGATTCAGCGCGCACTGAGCCGCTAA
- a CDS encoding sterol desaturase family protein: MINEKILVPAIFAGFIVLEAVTGRFLQKERGSRRDVIIEVLSSLTIVLVTVPLIFAVAPMLVEAIRPGSKDALAFLPWYLMVAILLVGDDMTQYWWHRASHTFPVLYNLHRAHHSGAYLSIRTAYRNNLFYYLFMPGLWIAAVLVHLGFYPVYAVYLVVKMTVIFGAHSSWRWDAALYRIPLLAPVMWVLERTISTPATHSAHHGLHKEDGVTHYKGNYGNLLFFWDVLFGTAKITRRYPETYGIEGMEPVSAGRELLWPLVRK, encoded by the coding sequence ATGATCAATGAAAAAATCCTCGTACCCGCAATTTTCGCCGGCTTCATTGTGCTGGAAGCGGTGACAGGACGATTCCTGCAGAAAGAACGCGGCTCCCGCCGGGATGTGATCATCGAGGTTTTGTCCTCGCTCACCATCGTGTTGGTCACCGTGCCGCTGATCTTCGCTGTGGCGCCCATGCTGGTGGAAGCGATCCGGCCCGGCTCGAAAGACGCGCTGGCGTTCCTGCCCTGGTATCTGATGGTGGCGATCTTGCTCGTCGGCGATGACATGACCCAATACTGGTGGCATCGCGCCAGCCACACCTTCCCCGTGCTCTACAATCTGCATCGGGCGCATCATTCAGGCGCTTATCTGTCGATCCGCACCGCCTATCGCAACAATCTCTTCTATTACCTGTTCATGCCGGGGCTGTGGATCGCCGCCGTGCTGGTGCATCTGGGGTTCTACCCGGTCTATGCGGTGTATCTGGTGGTCAAGATGACGGTGATCTTCGGCGCGCATTCATCCTGGCGCTGGGATGCGGCGCTCTACCGGATCCCGCTGCTGGCGCCGGTCATGTGGGTTCTGGAACGGACCATCTCGACGCCCGCCACCCACAGCGCTCATCATGGCCTGCACAAAGAGGACGGCGTCACCCATTACAAAGGCAATTACGGCAATCTGCTGTTTTTCTGGGACGTTCTGTTCGGCACCGCGAAGATCACCCGCCGCTATCCGGAGACCTACGGCATAGAGGGGATGGAGCCGGTCAGCGCCGGGCGAGAGCTGCTCTGGCCGCTGGTGCGCAAATAG